Proteins encoded in a region of the Paramagnetospirillum magneticum AMB-1 genome:
- a CDS encoding ABC transporter ATP-binding protein: protein MSVTDNPVLEVRDVSLAFGGVRALTEVSFQVNKGELFSIIGPNGAGKTSMLNCVSGRYKPTSGRVFMDGRDVTGLSPNVRATLGLGRTFQNLALFGHMSVLDNIMVGRHHLLGNNAATGALYWLSGARKEELAHRRKVEDIIDFLEIAHIRKAVAGTLPYGLRKRVELARAMAVEPKVILLDEPMAGMNLEEKEDMARYIVDLNEEWGMTVIMIEHDMGVVMDISHRVMVLEFGRKIAEGLPDEVMNNERVKVAYLGIDEDEDVA, encoded by the coding sequence ATGTCCGTGACGGATAATCCGGTTCTGGAAGTACGCGACGTATCGCTGGCCTTTGGCGGCGTGCGCGCGCTGACCGAGGTCAGTTTCCAGGTCAACAAGGGAGAGCTGTTCTCCATCATCGGCCCCAACGGCGCCGGCAAGACCTCCATGCTCAACTGCGTGTCGGGCCGCTACAAGCCGACCTCGGGCCGGGTGTTCATGGATGGCCGCGACGTGACGGGACTGTCGCCCAATGTGCGCGCCACGCTGGGCCTGGGCCGCACCTTCCAGAATCTGGCGCTGTTCGGCCATATGAGCGTTCTCGACAACATCATGGTTGGCCGCCACCACCTGCTGGGCAACAACGCCGCCACCGGCGCGCTGTACTGGCTGAGCGGGGCGCGCAAGGAAGAGCTGGCCCACCGCCGCAAGGTGGAAGACATCATCGACTTCCTGGAGATCGCCCATATCCGCAAGGCGGTGGCGGGCACCCTGCCCTACGGCCTGCGGAAACGGGTGGAGCTGGCCCGCGCCATGGCCGTCGAGCCCAAGGTCATCCTGCTGGACGAGCCCATGGCCGGCATGAACCTCGAAGAGAAAGAGGACATGGCCCGCTACATCGTCGACCTCAACGAGGAATGGGGCATGACGGTGATCATGATCGAGCACGACATGGGCGTGGTCATGGACATTTCCCACCGGGTCATGGTGCTGGAATTCGGCCGCAAGATCGCCGAGGGCCTGCCCGACGAGGTGATGAACAACGAACGGGTCAAGGTCGCCTATCTGGGCATCGACGAAGACGAGGACGTGGCGTGA